In Gimesia chilikensis, one DNA window encodes the following:
- the ftsY gene encoding signal recognition particle-docking protein FtsY — MGLFDRLKRGLEKTKDVLRTDVRDLFKAGEILDDQKIEEFEARLIKTDMGVVSSAAICDEIRKKHGGRTVILDEIQETVKEKIRTLLEGEGDTRWDLNNPLSPLKHNPDGVTVILVAGVNGVGKTTSIAKLANLIIKQKKKVLLAAGDTFRAAAVEQLTMWASRLGCEIVTRPDGTDPASVAYSGCERALETGVDYLIIDTAGRLQTHTNLMEELEKIKRVVDKKIPGAPHENLLVLDATTGQNGLSQAEHFSNAIECSGIILAKLDGTARGGVTVAIRQKMGIPVKYIGVGEQIDDLELFNPQGFVDALFA; from the coding sequence ATGGGTCTGTTTGACCGCTTGAAACGTGGTTTAGAGAAAACCAAGGATGTCCTGCGCACCGATGTACGCGACCTGTTCAAGGCGGGGGAGATACTGGATGATCAGAAAATTGAAGAATTCGAAGCGCGACTGATTAAGACGGATATGGGCGTTGTCTCTTCGGCAGCCATCTGCGATGAAATCCGCAAAAAACATGGTGGTCGTACCGTGATTCTGGATGAAATTCAGGAAACCGTGAAGGAAAAGATCCGGACGCTGCTGGAAGGAGAAGGTGATACCCGCTGGGACCTGAATAATCCCCTGTCCCCGCTGAAACACAATCCGGATGGGGTGACGGTCATTCTGGTCGCCGGTGTCAACGGGGTCGGGAAGACAACTTCGATCGCCAAACTGGCAAACCTGATTATTAAACAGAAGAAAAAGGTCCTGCTGGCTGCCGGTGATACATTCCGTGCGGCCGCTGTGGAACAGCTGACCATGTGGGCCAGCCGCCTGGGTTGTGAAATTGTGACCCGCCCTGACGGTACCGACCCGGCCAGCGTTGCTTACTCCGGTTGTGAACGGGCACTGGAAACCGGCGTTGACTATTTAATTATTGATACTGCGGGCCGTCTGCAGACACATACCAACCTCATGGAAGAGCTGGAAAAGATCAAACGTGTCGTAGATAAGAAGATCCCGGGTGCACCACACGAGAACCTGCTGGTTCTGGATGCGACGACTGGGCAAAATGGTCTGAGTCAGGCAGAACATTTCTCGAATGCAATCGAGTGTTCTGGAATAATTTTAGCAAAATTAGATGGTACAGCCCGGGGTGGTGTGACCGTTGCGATCCGCCAGAAGATGGGGATACCGGTCAAATATATAGGCGTGGGAGAGCAAATCGACGACCTTGAACTCTTTAATCCACAAGGTTTTGTCGACGCCTTATTCGCCTGA
- a CDS encoding porin — protein MRKLKELKRKARLTGLLLSGLGLMAVSPAFGGDAGCAPSCVPASNPCCTKVFEDAGDKLAVELERLTAECCAPKTCAPTCTTDGCTDPNTCCGEEAGDDGDCCSGRLTRLFDDCDGCGNILEDNGWKLSGWLEFGITFNGNRPANNLNTPGVGFNQADSQFMLNQLYFVLEKDAAANEDCFGWGGRVDLLVGSDAADTAVFGGPNNTPNFDGTWSNNDIATANQIGLAMPQMYASVYAPIGNGVTVNVGHFYTVIGYEVVPATGNFFYSHAYTMQYDEPFTHTGVLASTDLSDNISLTGGITTGWDDFENQNNEWSFLGSVGWTSDSEDTSVTFAISSGGENDAFGGTSNLTIFSLVAQQKLSENLSYVFQHDHMFYPNGDANAAGVTAEAYGINQYLFYDICDSTRAGMRVEWWRDHNGTQLGAPGTNYYEITAGINHKLNSCIQVRPEVRWDWADGSDPWTTSDGGTKDSQFTVGTDVILVF, from the coding sequence ATGCGAAAACTGAAGGAATTGAAACGAAAAGCCAGACTGACTGGGCTCCTGCTGAGCGGGCTGGGTCTCATGGCTGTTTCGCCAGCATTTGGTGGTGATGCCGGATGTGCTCCCTCGTGCGTCCCCGCATCAAACCCTTGCTGCACGAAAGTGTTCGAGGATGCTGGTGACAAGCTGGCTGTCGAACTTGAGCGGTTAACCGCTGAATGTTGTGCCCCTAAAACCTGTGCCCCTACCTGCACGACAGATGGCTGTACCGATCCCAACACATGTTGTGGTGAAGAAGCCGGTGATGATGGAGACTGCTGCAGCGGACGTCTGACTCGTCTGTTTGACGACTGCGACGGCTGTGGAAACATCCTGGAAGATAACGGCTGGAAGCTGAGTGGCTGGTTGGAATTCGGGATTACATTCAACGGAAACCGTCCTGCTAACAATCTGAACACCCCGGGTGTTGGATTCAACCAGGCTGACAGCCAGTTCATGCTGAACCAGCTGTACTTTGTTTTGGAAAAAGATGCTGCCGCCAACGAAGACTGCTTCGGCTGGGGTGGTCGTGTTGACCTGCTCGTCGGTTCAGACGCTGCTGATACTGCCGTATTCGGTGGTCCTAACAACACCCCCAACTTCGATGGAACATGGTCTAACAACGACATCGCAACTGCCAACCAGATTGGTCTGGCTATGCCGCAGATGTACGCTTCAGTCTATGCCCCCATCGGAAACGGTGTTACCGTTAACGTTGGTCACTTCTACACCGTTATCGGTTACGAAGTTGTACCTGCTACCGGTAACTTCTTCTACTCACATGCTTATACCATGCAGTACGATGAGCCGTTTACCCACACCGGGGTTCTGGCCAGCACTGACCTGAGCGACAACATCTCACTGACCGGTGGTATCACCACAGGTTGGGACGATTTTGAAAATCAGAACAACGAGTGGAGCTTCCTGGGTTCTGTTGGCTGGACCAGCGACAGTGAAGACACCTCAGTCACATTCGCCATCAGCTCTGGTGGTGAAAACGACGCTTTCGGTGGTACTTCCAACCTGACCATCTTCAGCCTTGTTGCTCAGCAGAAACTGTCTGAAAACCTGAGCTACGTATTCCAGCACGACCACATGTTCTACCCGAACGGTGACGCTAATGCTGCTGGCGTAACAGCTGAAGCTTACGGTATCAACCAGTACCTGTTCTACGATATCTGCGATTCAACCCGTGCTGGTATGCGTGTTGAATGGTGGCGTGACCACAACGGTACCCAGCTGGGTGCTCCGGGCACGAACTACTACGAAATTACCGCTGGTATCAACCACAAGCTCAACTCCTGCATTCAGGTTCGTCCTGAAGTCCGCTGGGACTGGGCTGACGGTTCTGATCCCTGGACCACATCTGACGGTGGTACCAAGGACAGCCAGTTCACCGTTGGTACTGACGTAATTCTCGTCTTCTAA
- a CDS encoding arylsulfatase yields the protein MNRMLLRSCLLLALLLSCSVLFGAPASDQRPNIILVMADDLGWSDIGCYGGEIDTPHIDSLSRDGMRFTQFYNNAICGPTRASLLTGIYCQQTGHRGDRWNEPKNFDVCVTFGEVLQQAGYRTMMVGKWQGGDSALDRGFHRFYGPMCQGKISYFHEVAQNPYYLDRKRIELPDDFYLTDALNDHALQFLQEGLTGKQPFLLYVAHIAPHWPLHAREQEIARYREQYLTQGWDQVRARRFAHQRSTGLIPQEWELAPRSASIREWSEEPSQRWQAERMTVYAAQVKSIDRGLGQLLRALKEADAAENTLVIFLSDNGAAPDGGLTPSQNGMGFSEKRPNKNWRRDQVPIKPGSGPDHMPGPHDTFAAYGLAWATTSNTPFRGTKLEGYEGGIRTPLIVRWPKVIQQGGTVTRQAGHVMDFMPTFLDIARTEYPQEFHGRHPLPVEGHSLLPVFEGKQRKPYSELCWDLPRQQSIISGDWKAIRPRQQPTKWELYNLKDDGTETTNLAAQHPEKIESLSRRYAAWHKRVNAK from the coding sequence ATGAACCGTATGTTGCTCCGCTCCTGCCTGTTGTTAGCCCTGCTGCTCAGCTGTTCTGTTTTGTTTGGAGCCCCGGCCTCTGATCAGCGTCCCAATATCATTCTCGTAATGGCAGATGACCTGGGCTGGTCTGATATAGGCTGCTACGGAGGTGAAATCGATACGCCCCACATCGACAGCCTGTCTCGTGACGGCATGCGTTTCACTCAGTTTTATAACAATGCCATCTGTGGACCGACCCGAGCCTCTCTGTTAACGGGTATTTATTGTCAGCAGACAGGTCATCGTGGAGACCGCTGGAACGAACCCAAGAATTTCGACGTGTGCGTGACATTTGGTGAAGTCCTGCAACAGGCCGGGTATCGGACAATGATGGTCGGAAAGTGGCAGGGGGGAGACTCTGCCCTCGATCGGGGATTTCATCGTTTTTACGGGCCGATGTGTCAGGGTAAAATCAGTTATTTTCATGAAGTCGCCCAGAATCCGTATTACCTGGATCGGAAACGAATTGAACTGCCTGACGATTTTTATCTGACTGACGCCCTCAATGATCACGCACTTCAGTTTCTTCAGGAAGGCCTGACTGGCAAACAACCGTTTCTGCTGTATGTCGCCCACATCGCCCCGCACTGGCCCCTGCATGCCCGGGAACAGGAAATCGCCCGCTACCGTGAACAATACCTGACACAGGGCTGGGATCAGGTTCGTGCCCGTCGTTTTGCACATCAACGGTCAACCGGACTGATTCCACAGGAATGGGAGTTAGCACCGCGGTCAGCCAGCATTCGCGAGTGGTCCGAGGAACCAAGTCAGCGCTGGCAGGCAGAACGGATGACCGTGTATGCAGCCCAGGTGAAATCGATTGACCGTGGTCTGGGACAATTACTGCGAGCTCTGAAAGAGGCGGACGCAGCTGAAAATACTCTGGTCATTTTTCTGTCTGACAATGGTGCCGCCCCTGATGGCGGACTGACTCCCTCACAGAATGGCATGGGATTCAGTGAGAAACGACCCAACAAAAACTGGCGACGCGACCAGGTGCCAATCAAACCGGGCAGTGGTCCTGATCACATGCCTGGACCCCATGATACCTTTGCCGCCTACGGCTTAGCCTGGGCGACGACCAGCAATACGCCTTTCCGGGGGACAAAACTGGAAGGTTACGAGGGTGGGATCCGCACGCCACTCATCGTCCGCTGGCCCAAAGTCATCCAGCAGGGAGGTACCGTTACCAGGCAGGCGGGACACGTGATGGATTTTATGCCCACATTTCTGGATATTGCCCGGACCGAGTATCCCCAGGAGTTTCATGGTCGTCACCCTCTACCCGTCGAAGGGCACAGCCTGTTGCCCGTATTTGAGGGGAAACAACGCAAGCCGTATTCGGAACTCTGCTGGGACCTGCCCCGCCAGCAGTCCATCATCAGTGGTGACTGGAAAGCGATCCGACCACGCCAGCAGCCGACAAAGTGGGAACTCTACAATCTGAAAGACGACGGCACCGAGACCACTAACCTGGCAGCCCAACATCCGGAGAAAATCGAGTCCTTATCTCGACGGTATGCTGCCTGGCACAAACGTGTGAATGCAAAATAA